In one window of Arachis ipaensis cultivar K30076 chromosome B06, Araip1.1, whole genome shotgun sequence DNA:
- the LOC107645628 gene encoding uncharacterized protein OsI_027940 isoform X2 has protein sequence MSRHPEVKWAQRVDKVYVTVQLPDSKNAKVDLTPDGTFTFSASAGSADNQYELKLELFDKVNVEESKINVGVRSIFCVVQKAEEGWWKRLLRAEGKPPHYVKVDWDKWVDEDEEEGAGEPDLGGMDFSKFGGMGMGDDAMGDMDESDDEEQEVSKPGDQDAAGKSTSEAPSEKQEAASST, from the exons ATGAG tCGTCATCCCGAGGTTAAGTGGGCTCAGAGAGTTGACAAGGTTTATGTCACAGTACAACTGCCAGATTCCAAAAATGCAAAAGTGGATCTTACCCCAGATGGTACTTTCACCTTCTCTGCCAGTGCTGGTTCTGCTGACAACCAGTATGAACTCAAATTAGAGCTCTTTGACAAGGTTAATGTTGAG GAGAGCAAAATTAATGTAGGAGTGAGAAGCATATTCTGTGTAGTTCAGAAGGCAGAGGAAGGGTGGTGGAAAAGGTTGCTACGTGCAGAGGGCAAGCCTCCGCACTATGTGAAAGTAGATTGGGACAAATGGGTTGATGAGGATGAAGAAGAAG GTGCTGGTGAGCCAGACTTGGGAGGGATGGATTTCTCG AAATTTGGAGGTATGGGTATGGGTGATGATGCAATGGGTGATATGGACGAGAGTGATGATGAAG AGCAAGAAGTGTCGAAGCCTGGCGACCAAGATGCAGCAGGAAAGAGCACTAGTGAGGCACCGTCGGAGAAACAAGAAGCTGCTTCAAGCACATAA
- the LOC107645628 gene encoding uncharacterized protein OsI_027940 isoform X1: MSRHPEVKWAQRVDKVYVTVQLPDSKNAKVDLTPDGTFTFSASAGSADNQYELKLELFDKVNVEESKINVGVRSIFCVVQKAEEGWWKRLLRAEGKPPHYVKVDWDKWVDEDEEEGAGEPDLGGMDFSKFGGMGMGDDPMGAMGAMGGMGGMDFSKFGGMGMGDDAMGDMDESDDEEQEVSKPGDQDAAGKSTSEAPSEKQEAASST, encoded by the exons ATGAG tCGTCATCCCGAGGTTAAGTGGGCTCAGAGAGTTGACAAGGTTTATGTCACAGTACAACTGCCAGATTCCAAAAATGCAAAAGTGGATCTTACCCCAGATGGTACTTTCACCTTCTCTGCCAGTGCTGGTTCTGCTGACAACCAGTATGAACTCAAATTAGAGCTCTTTGACAAGGTTAATGTTGAG GAGAGCAAAATTAATGTAGGAGTGAGAAGCATATTCTGTGTAGTTCAGAAGGCAGAGGAAGGGTGGTGGAAAAGGTTGCTACGTGCAGAGGGCAAGCCTCCGCACTATGTGAAAGTAGATTGGGACAAATGGGTTGATGAGGATGAAGAAGAAG GTGCTGGTGAGCCAGACTTGGGAGGGATGGATTTCTCG AAATTTGGCGGCATGGGTATGGGTGATGATCCAATGGGAGCAATGGGTGCAATGGGAGGAATGGGAGGAATGGATTTCTCT AAATTTGGAGGTATGGGTATGGGTGATGATGCAATGGGTGATATGGACGAGAGTGATGATGAAG AGCAAGAAGTGTCGAAGCCTGGCGACCAAGATGCAGCAGGAAAGAGCACTAGTGAGGCACCGTCGGAGAAACAAGAAGCTGCTTCAAGCACATAA